TTTCACACCATTCTCGTCCTTCACTTGAACAGGGTCAGCAGGCGAAGCCGAGCTGCCGGAGTGACCGGAGGAATGGCTGCCACTGCCATTTCCATCGCCGTTGCCACTACCGTTACCGCTATCGTTTCCATTACCATTACCATTACCATTACCATTACCGTTGCCGTTGCCGTTGCCATTGTCGTTGTCGTTATCGGTGCCGCTACCGCCACCACTGCCATTATCCCCGCCATCCGAGTCGATGCGGATTTCGACCGGCTGCGTGTACAGGTCATACGGACGCGTGCCGTCGATCGCATACGTGTAGCGCAGCAGCGCATGGGCGGTGCCGGTATGCTTGGCAGTGATTGCATTGCCGCTTGCTTCCAGGAGATCCTGTCCATCCAGCCACACCAGCTCAGGTGTAACTTCCGATTGCTCGCCCTTGAATGTCGTCATTTTGGCGCCCAGCGCTGATGTATCACCGGATTTCAACGTGTAACTCTCTTGATCGGCTTGAATGGATGCAGCCCAGGTTGAAGCCCAATCCGCATAATCGGTTGTGATACCGTAAACTCCGCTCAGGAAGATATTGATAAAATCATTTCGGTTGTCGTAGGTCCATGGCGACACGATTAATCCTCTATGCTTGGCGGCTTCCAGGAACTTACCGGTCAGCTCGCTGTTATAGCCTGTGTCAAAGGAAGCGTTCAATGGCTGTACGAGCTTGAGCGCATCCCGAAGCGACTTTTTCGTATCATCCTGCTTTACGGTTCCCGCACTCACCAACAGGCCGAGCGGCATCTCCGGCATCAGCTGTGACATCAGCCTGAGCTGACTCGCATTAAACGACATCGTATCGATGTTCGCTTCCGCGCCCATACCCTTGATGATTTGAACATAGGTTTCTACCGCCTCGGACGTGCTTGTTTTGATTTCAGCCATAATCATACGATCATTTGCCAACGCCAGATCAATCTGTTCGTTTAAGGTAGGGATTTTCACATCCGGATAGCCCGTTGGGAACGGCTTGTTGGCATTGAGCGCCTTCAGCTCCTCGAGCGTAAAGTCCTCCACTTTACCTGTGCCGTTCGTCGTGCGGCTTACATCCGAGTCGTGCACGATCACGATATGTCCGTCCTTGGAGATATACATGTCGTTCTCGATAAAATCAGCCCCGGCCTCGACGGCCAGTCGGTTACTCTCGATCGTATTTTCCGGTGCTTTGGACGGAAGACCCCGGTGTCCGATCATGTAAGGCTTACGGATGAGGGTCAGCCCGTGTGAGTACACCTTCAGCGCATCGACAGCCGCCTGCGGTGTATCGGTAACGATTCCGTTTACACCCGCAGTAATCAAGGTATGCATCGCAATATCTTTGCCTGAAGCAGGGGATGAATCTTTGACCCAAACAGAAACCATCCGCTTCTGCAGGTAATCCATATTGGCACGCGTTGCCGCCTGCGCCGGCAGCAGCACGATTTTCGCCAGATTGACCGTTGCTTGTCTGCGAATGTCCAGCAGCTTCGCTTCCATATAGGCTTCTGAAGAATCTGCCACACTTGCATCCCAAATCCCGCGAAGCATGGAGTAAGCCGTCCGTGCCTGCCTCACAAGCTCGCCATTGTCGGACATGACGAACGCGTCCTCCAAGCCGGCACGCTTCACATAAGCGACCAATGCATCCACCGTTTCGCTGTCCTTCACATAGAAAGATGGCATCATTTTGCCGTGTAATGCTGCCAGTGCCGTGTCCAGGCTCCCGAGCTGCTCCGTTCCGGCAGGATTCGTTACTTGCAAACTGCTGTCCACATGCAAAATAACTGTAGCCGGCATGGCTGCGCCTGTCAGGCCTTCCAGCTGCTCAAGGCTCGTCGCTTCCGTTACAAGCGTCGGCGCCATGGCAATTTGCGTATCGGGCTCAGCAACATCCACATATTGATCCGAAGGATTCACAATCGCAGGAAGCTCTTCCTGCTGCAGCGTGACGCGAATGTTGTCCACTTTCATCCGGCTGCCGTTAGCTTGAAGACCGATTCGTCCTTTCAGGTAGCTGTCAGCCAAGTTCGTATCGATCAGCAGCTCGCTGCCAATCCATTCCTGTACCCGGCTCCCATGCGCTTTGATCATGTAATGGTACATGTTGCCGGGATTGATAGCCTCCAGATATGGGCCTTTCTCGCGGACATTCCATCCGTTCGCCGGTGTTCTTTCGGCAAATTCAACGCCATTGGTTGCGGAGGCGTCCTGTCTGACGGCCATTTGAAAATACGGATAGTTGCTATTTTGAATGCGGTACATGATGGAATTCCACCTAGCTGTATCGTTAGAACCCAAATTCGTTACATCCGCCTCAATTTTATAATCACCAAAGGCATCCAAGTAATCCGGAAGCAGTACCCGTGAAGGATTATCCGGTGAAGCGAGCGCATTGATCTGGAAGGTGCCGTCCTGCACAGCTGCTGCGCTTGCTGTCGTTCCTTCAATTCTTGACCATCCTTGCGGCAGAGTGCCGTCGGCTATGAAATCGAAGTTCTCTTCATACAGCACGTAGTCGCTGTCCGCTGCATTCTTAGCTACGACTAGAAGCGGCAGGTCTGCTCCGTCTTTATGCGCAGTCACACGGTAGACGCCCTTCTGCTCTACCGTCATGCTGCTGCCACTGAATGTGACTTCAGGGCTTTCCGCCGTCCACGTGACGTCGCTACCCGTCAGCTCGCCGGTGGAAAAATCGCTGTAATCTGCCTGCAGCGCAATCGTATGCAGATCGATAGCCTGCCCGGCATTCGCCTTGATATAGCCTTCGCTATGCTTCAGCGTCGTTACCTCCGCTCCGGCAGCCGATGGTGTCACCGTTAACTCCCCGCTCCACTGTGTATCAGCGTAGACAGCGGTTAGTCTGACGGTTCCCTTTTTCAGCGGATAGAGCTGGTGGTCCATCACTTTAAGAACTGAATCGTCGGATGAATACCACTTAAAAGCGTCCGCAGGAGCTGCTTCCCTCATACCGTCAGAATAGTAGACACTTGCTGTAACACTCATTGCCCCTGATAGCGCCTCAGCTTCACTCGGTAACATGACCGACAGCTCATCCGCCGTCACACGCGTGACCTTGATATTATCAAAGGAGAGCTTGCTTTGGTCGCCTTGAATGCCGATCTTCCCCTTCTCCATCACGATTTCTTGAGGAAGCGTTTGATCCGTGAGCAAAGTGAAGTCAGAATCGGACTTAGCTTTGATATATTCCTTGACATTGTTACCGAATACCCGAACCTTGAGCGTATAGTCCGAATTCAACGCCAACTTCTTCCAGGTACCGGAAATCGGCGTAGGCGAGTACCAGTTTCCGTCCGCTTTGCGATAAGCGTACTCATAGGTTCCGTCTTGTCGGACAGCCATCTGATCATAAGGAACCTGCCCGCTCGAAGGGACGCGGAACATGATCGCTCCCCATCGTTTGGCGTTGACGACACTTTCAAACCGGATATCCCCTTCAATGGTATAGTTGTCCCACTGTACGGGAGCTATCGCTCTGGCCTGCTTGCCCGAAGCCTTCCCATCAAACAGCATTCTGCCGTTTCCGTACGTATCCTGAACAACAGTGAAAGGGCTGCTGCCGCTGTTCACATCCGAGATCCAGCCATAAGGTAAGCTGCCGTCGGCATAGCTGTCAAAATTCTCATCCAACAGCACAGGATTCACATCCCCAGACACCGGATGGCTGTTTGTTAGCTTGACAATGCCATACCCGCTCGTATCATTCCAGAACGAACTGGATTGATAAGCGCTCCAGTAGCTGGTCCGCTGCTGAGCCGTATCCGATCCGTAGCGGTCGGTAACGCCGATCTCCATGCCCAGCTCTTTGGTGAGGAACGGATCAAAGTTCAGCATATCCCAAGGAATGGCCGCCTCCATCGTCCACCCGGAGCCCGTCTTCTGCATAGCCCGCAAAATCTTACGCTCATCCTTGCCGCTATGATTGTTCAGCGCCGCACCGAATTGCAGCTTGGGTGTCGTCGTATCCGGCTGAACCATCAGTCCGATCTGCATATCATCAGCGGCAAAAGGCGCCGATTGATGCTTCGTCGGATCCAGGAACAGGTTGACTCCATCCTGATCAAACCAATAGCCAGATCCATTATGGATCAGTACATCATCATCGGCTTGAACAGCTACATACAAATAGCGGTTATCCCACAGCAGGCCGAATCGCGAATCCTTGAAGGACCCTTCACCCACATGCCGGTCCAGGGACTGGTCTAGATGCCAAATCGATTCATCCAGCTTGCCGTCAATTACCGGAGCTTTGAGCGTCTTCTTCGCTTCTAACGAGCTTCTTTCATTGTCCGCTGCATAAGCGTGTCCACCGAGCAAGCCAGACGGCAGCGTCCCGGTCATCATGGTAAAGACCACGACCAGCTTTATCGTCGTCGCCGTAAATTTTTTCATGGTATACAACCCTTTCCTCACTGATAAGTCGGTCAGCTGCCTCTTGCAGAAGAATCAATCTGGGTATGGTTCCTCCTTTCCCGTTGTTATTCAGAGAACACAAAAACCCCTCCAATCCGCAAAAACATCCGCCCGCTTGGGGCCCTGTGCTTGCTTCATGGAAGGGTTTTCTCCTCATCTCTACCCTTATCTATTCGATTGTTTCTTCCGCTTCTTTATCCCGTATCTGCTTACAGCTTATCAGGCATCTATTCGGGCAATATCAACGTGATGAAAAGAGATTGTAAAGACTGCGTCCAGGTTTGCTGCAGCCAGCTTGCGAACGATTCCTTTTCCTCAAACTGCGGATAATGAGCCGACTGCTCAAACACAATGAAGTCCTTCGACGGGGCTTCCAGCTCCTCATAGTACTTTTTGGCGGCTTTGACCGAGGTCATATAATCATACTGTCCCATTACAAAGTAAAAAGGAATGTCCAGCTTGCGGACAAGATGCGTAATGTCGTGCTCCGTTTCTTCTTGGAGTAGACGCTCTTGCGATAGAGCCACACCCTTTACATAGCGAAGGACATCAAGCCCGTTATACTCGGGATGGAACAGGAAGCCCGTATAATAGTCTCCGTTATCATCGATCAACCTCGCTGCGCCGCCATATTTGCGAATGACACTTCTGGGGGTGTAACTTTCTCCTCGTTCAACCGGCCCTCGCAGCAGCTCCAATTGCTCCGCTTCCTTAAGGTTCCCTGCCTGCTTCGCTCGGTCAATGATAAACGCAAGGCTGTCCCGTTCACTCTCCACATGATCCGCTACCTGACCGATCCCGATATAAGCGGCAAATTTATCCGGCGCTTTAGCAGCAGCTTTCATGCCGATGTACGTGCCGAATGAATGGCCGATCAGCAGCACTTTGTTCTGCCCGAATTCTTGCTCCACATAATCGGTCAGCGCCAGCAAATCATCAACGAGCAGGTCAGAATTCAGACCCGAGTAGTCCTCGAAAAAGTGATACGACTTCCCGCTCCCCCGCTGATCATACTGTACAATGGTAAAATACTGTTCAAGCAGATCCTGGTATTTCGTCACATAGGGAATCTCCGAGCACCCCGGACCTCCATGTACAAAGATAATGATCGGATTGTGCCGGTCTTTGCCTCTGATCATAACTTCGTGTCCCGTACCGTTGATCTCGATCTGCTTTAACGTGCTTATGCTGTTCGCTCCTCGAATGGGAGGCGTCCATGTCGGCCCAAACATTTTCATCGCAATAAGCAGAAGTATGGCTACTAATACGATTTTACGAATCCTTTTGCGTGATGTTCTCAAATAGAATGGACTCCTTTAGCTGCGCTCGACTGTAAGCAGCGACTTGGAAGCTCTCCATAGAACTTCTTTGCTTAGCCTTGGCCCGGAAATATGGCGGAGCAGAAACCGAACCATCGGTTCATTCTCTTGCTCCACGCATAAAGCACCATATTGATATTTTCGTTCATCAATTAGCTTTCTAAGAACTACCGACCCTAGCGCAATTCCCCGAGCCAACCGCTGGTGCTTCCTATATACATACATGGTTTTTAGCAAAATGGTCTCAGCATCCAGTTCCTCTAGAATCAACCATCCAGCGGGCTGTCCCTGATATCTTAGCAGCAAACTCCGTACGGGATCAATCCGATCTTCATCGGCAAAAGGAGATAACACATCGGGATATTCCTTTCCCGCCTCCGTTTGAATCAACGCCCGATCATGAGGAGTGACATCGCGCCATGGTTCCAAGGAAAAAGAAGCCGGCAGCGCGAGCTTCATCCATGGCGCGTCTTCGACTGCACGCAACCGCCCTCTGCGAATGTACATTCCCTGCTCGGGTGAAGGGAAACCGCATGCTTGGAGAAAGGCCCCCTCTTCACTTTCCAAGTCCTCAGCAGCCAGAAACTCAACCTGCAGGCTGACGTATCCGAGTTCACGGAGTTTGTGTTCAAGCACCAGCATGAGCTGCTTGCCGAGCCCCCTTCTTCGCATGTCACTCCGAACCATAATGGATAGCAGCCTCGCCGCCTTTCGATTCGGCGCAAGCAGTGCAAGCACTAGACCTGCGGGCTGTTCCCCATTCACTATTCCAAACGCAACGATATCCGCGGAAGGATCCTGCCAAATGAGACCCGCCTCAGGCAGAATGAGGGATTGAAACGCCGATAAGCTTGCGGGGTTGAGCTCCCATACTGCCTGGTTCATCTACATACACCTTTTCCCCATTCAAGTCTTTTCTTTTAAGGCTGACCAATCGATATTTCTTGATTACTAATACTCAGTGGATTTGCCGAATAATCCGAATAACTGGAAATAGAGACCCTGAATTTGCTGAATGCTGTTAATTTCGATTGCAGCGCTGTCCATTTGTCCGAATTTAACGCAATAGAAAATTTATTGTTATTAATTGAAACTATAAAATCTGTTGTATTATTTAACGTATCCACATGTCCGGTTGTAAAATCTCCGGTATCGGAGAATTGAACAGATACCGTCCCTCCGATCGTCGCTAAGATAGCTTCACTAAAGGTTATTACTATGGATTGATCCGCATAAACCGCATCCGTAACGGAAGGTGCCGTTTCATCCATGGTGATAGGGAGGGAAACGGACGATTCAGAGCCATGTGTATCCTTTATTTTAAAGATAAGATGCGCCTCTGTGGCTTCCGTGACTGCATCAAGCGGGTGAATGGTATAGCCGCTGGTGCCTGCAGTAACTTGTACAAGCGGATTGTCCGACTCAACCGTCACATCAGCCACTTTCACATTACTGCTGTCTAACACATCAAAATCGCTGCTAGTTTGATAATCAAATGTCAAATCCTGATTGTTTTTCTTGACTTTAAGAAGATCAGCAATATTTCTTTTGCCATAGGAGTAGAAGGGAACATCATTTGAATCTTTAATTTGAACATCTCCCGAAGTACCGGATAAATTCGAGTTAAGATAGAGCTTCGCTCCAGCTGCCAGCTCTGCCGTAAAAGGGCCGTCCGATACTTTCGTGCTATGAAAAGTCGCTGCTGCTGCTTGAAGCGTACTTAATGCATCAACCATATCTTGCTGTACGGAGCTATCGGCGCTCTTAACCCCTTTGGCTTCGTTCACAGCTTGTAAGAAATCATCTACCGCTGATTGAGGATAGTTTCCTGGATCTGTCCCCACCACAGCACCGGCAAGTAACGTTTCGGAATCTGCGATCTCCTGCGCCAAAGCAGTTGTATCCACGATATGCACATCAAAGGTTGTTGTGTTCGAGTCAGCTTGACTATTCGTTGCAGTAACGGTAATCGTTGATTCTCCCGTAGTAAGAGGCGTTACTACTAATTGAGCTTGGTTCACATATACGCTAGATACCACGGATTGCGACGATTCCGCACTTAGTGTCAGGGTGTCCCCGTTCATCACTTCAAACAATCCGTTCAAATCAATCTCCGCATTGCCGTCGTTTAGTTCCACGCGCTTATTCGGTAACTGGCCTACAAGAATGGGAGCACTATAATCGGGAGGTACCACTTGGAGTTCAAAAGAATTCTGAGCCTGACCGCCTCGTCCGTCATTAGCCGTTACAGTAATGGTCGTTACTCCTTCTTGCAGCGGCTCCAGTGTTAATTCCGAACCTTGCATATAGACACTAGCTACAACTGAATCGGAAGAAACGGCTTGAAGCTGGAGCTGATCATAGTCAGAGTCGGAAAAAGCATCGGTCAAATCCACATGAAGGTCTCCAAAGTTGACCGTTGTTTGAAGATCATCCAGCTCACGGGCTACCTCAGGGGAATGATTGCGCTTCTTGGAGCCTGACGAGGAACCGCTTGTAGAAGTGGATGGGCTTGCCCCTCCGGTAACGTGATTGTTCATTACTTCGTAATTGGTAATGACATCGGGGGCAGATACTTGCTCCGGAAGCTCCAGCTTATCGATCATGGAGCCTTGGCTCAACGTAATTCTCACGTTTTTGTCCGAAACCTTCATATTCTCAATGGTATTGTTTCCTGTGAGAGCAACATTACCTGTTGATTGAACGTTGAGCTTGCTCACTTTACCGTTAACATCCAGATGAGCGGCACCTTGCTGTACTTCAACTTGTTCAAAGGAATCGCCCTTCAAAACAACATAATCACCTGAAATATGTAGGACTCCACTCAAAGACTTTCCGCTTACATCCAGAGTGACAGGTTGATCCGCTTTACCGCTTTTGCTAATTGTCAGCTCGGTCATGCCATTCATATTACGATTAGAAGAGGTATAAGTAATCGTCGCCCCTTCCAGAGCCTCCTTGTTTTGACTGCTGAACAATTTCTTCATTTGATCGTCGATCAAATAGGGCTTGCCGTCTATGGTAACAATATCCCCATCGATTTTGTTGATGACGGCTGTCTGCTGCTTATGATTAAAAATATCTGTTAAAAATAAGGCGATGTCTTCCCTTTGTACCGGTTCTTTTGGCGCGAAGCCGCCCTCTTTTTTAGGTAATAGCTGCAGCCTTAGAGCCGTATCCACAGATTGGCCGGCCCAAGAGCTTACCTCATCGGCATCGGTAATCTGGTCCCGTTCCCCGCCTTTTACATCAGAAGCATGAAGGGCTCGAACGAATACCGTCGCAAGCTCCTCACGAGTTACCGTATCCGATGGACGGAAATGTTCATTGGAGTCTCCTCCCATAAGTCCGGCTTTACGAACTGCTTCGATGTATGAAGTGCCCCAGGAATCAGATACATCACTAAAAGACGAGGTCACTTGGGAGTTTACTTGCAATTGAAGAGCTTTAGCAAGAACGACAGCCAACTCTTCACGCGTAAGCAAACCATCGGGATGAAACGCTCCATCGGGATAACCGGACATTAGCCCTTGGCTGACAGCTTCTTGTACGGCTTTAATTTTAGCAGGGGAAATCTGTGTAAAATCTTGAAAGGATAATCCGGGCGCCGCGCTTGAATCCTTCTTTTCAGCAGCTAAAGATGAGGCAGGCTGCACTGCCATACTAAGCATCATTGTTGTTACCAACCATTTTGTCCAATCCTTGTTCACAAACCGATACCACCATTCGTTTTTTAGGTATTTTTTCCTAAAACTATCTTACTATATTTGTTGATTTTTGTCGTTTTAAATATATAAAGAGAACCCGGCAGCCAGCCAGGTTCATCTAAACTTCGAACAGCAAATCACAATCATATACGCTTGACTATTACAGATAATCTCAGATTTATTTACAGGCGGAAACCCGAGCATTTCTACAGTTATCGCGTCTTGCTTCTCCCGATCATCCAATAAGAAAGCAAGCTGCCTCCGATCAAAATAACGGCCGTCACAGCCAGCGATACATGCATCCCTCTTGTGAAAGATTCGCTGCCGCTGACAATCGAACCGAGAATCGAGACCCCAAGAGTCGCGCCGAGCTGACGGCTGGAGTTCAGCGCGCCTGAAACCGCGCCGCTCTGCTCCTTCGGCACCGAAGAGATCACCGCGGTGATGAGCGATGGGAGTGTGTAAGAGACTCCGAACCCAATGAGCAATAACGCGATGAAAGTGAGTGCGTCATTCGTGTTCACCGCCGTCCACACTTGCATCATCGTTCCAGCAGCAGCCAGAGCGAACCCAACTGTCATCGGGATGCGCGGACCTATCTTTCCTACAATTCGCCCCGTCAAGATAGGATTAAAAGCCAGCGGTATCATCATCGGAAGCAGTGCAAGACCCGCAGCATGTGCCGAGGAACCGGCAGTTTGCTGAAAAAATAAAGGCAGCACGAACAGAATCCCCGAGAGACCCATATTAATCGCCATCCCTGCCACCATGCCTGCGGAGACCGTAGCATTTCGAAAGAGTCCGAGCGGAAGCAGCGGCGCTTTGCTTTTCGCTTGAATCCGCACAAAGAAGACGGCGCTTAATAAATCCAGGCCCCATGCTGCAAAGATCACAGGGGATTTCCATCCATACGTCTCCCCCTCCATGAGTCCGAACGACAATGCGGCAATGGCGATAACCGCTGTAAGTTGTCCTGCCCAGTCGAAGCTTTGCTGCGGCTTACGGTTCGTTTCCTTCACTAGACCATAGGTCAATCCCACACTAACAAGCGCAATCGGCACGTTCAGCAAAAAGATGCTGCGCCAACCGAAGGAGTCTACCAGAAAGCCTCCGACAATAGGCCCCGCCGCCATCGCGATCCCGGTAACCGCCGCCCAAATACCAAGCGCCCGGGCACGCTCAGCCGGTACTGGGTAAGCGTGGGCAATGAGCGTCAGGGAGGCCGGCATCAATGCTGCGCCTCCTATACCGAGCACAGCCCGTAAGCCGATCAGATTGCCCAGTGACGACACTGAGGCCGTTATCGCTGATGCCAGCAAAAAAACTACCAGACCACCCATGTACACACGCTTCGCTCCAATTTTATCTGCTAACGCGCCCATCGATAATAGCAAACAGGCGAACACAATCGTATACGCGTTTACCACCCATTGAAGTCCAGCGATCCCTCCGCCTAGGTCAACTCGAATTGCAGGCAGCGCGACACTCACCACCGTCATATCCAGAAGCACCATAAAGTATCCAAGCGAGAGTCCGAGAATTAACAGCGTTTTGCCCCATCTTCCTTCTTGCTTGGACTGTAGATTCCATGCTTTTTCCAAACTTCTTCTCCTCCGTCCCCAAATCTAGGTATTCTTCGTTTGACCTATTGGCAGTGTATAATAGAAGGAATAGTAGAATAAGTGGAGCATTTATCATAGGAGTTACAGTCCTACTATATAAATGCGTTGAAGAAATCAGGAGGAGAAATCATGGAAGTGTCCCATCAGGCACGGCTTGAAGAATTAGCCCAGTTTTTGCGGACCCGGCGGGCACGCATTACACCCGAACAAGCAGGTCTGCCTTCAGGCGGCCGTCGTCGTACGCCAGGGCTGAGACGCGAGGAAGTTGCACAGCTCTCGGGCGTAAGTGTGGACTGGTATACATGGCTGGAACAAGGACGAAACATACAGGTTTCCTCCCAAGTGCTGGATAGCATTGCCCGAACCCTGCAGCTGGATTACAACGAGAGAAGGCATTTATTCATTCTGGCCTTGCAGCAGCTCCCAGCTGATGTGACACCTATCGAAGAACCAATTAGTTCCTCGCTTCAAGACTTCCTTGATCTGCAAGGAACGAGTCCTGCCTTTGTCTCCGACCAGCGGCTGACGATCGTCGCCTGGAACAAAGCGGCAAGCTTGATCTACGGCCAATACGAAACCATGACTACGAGGGAACGCAACACCGTGTGGAGAACATTCAACTCCCCCTACGTACGTGAAGTGCTCCAAGACAATTGGGAAAAGCATGCCCGACACCGCTTAGCTCAATTCCGCGCAAGCTACGGCAAATTCGCCGGCGATCCTTGGTGGTTGGAGATGATTGAGGAACTGAATCAAGCTAGCCCGGAATTCCGAGCCTGGTGGCCACAGCACGACGTTCTGAGCGGTCCCGAAGGAAAAAGGTCAATCACCACCCTACGGCCGGTCTGCTTGTTTTTGAACAAATATCGTTCCTTGTTTCGGATGCGCCGCATCTGACCGTGACTGTCAATATGCCGTCTAGTGAGGAGACGAGGGCTAAGGTTGAGGATTTGCTTGCGGGGAAGGTGTAACTGGCTGCTCAAGCCAGCGGTTAAAAGACAAAGGAGCTCAGCCAGCGGCTTGAGCTCCTTTGCTATGCTTGATAAGGCGGTAACGTCATGACCTTATAGGAATCACCTATTTGTTTCACAGTGAATCGAAACTCATCATGCTCCCACTCCGTTGATCGAACCTTGAACGGTTTGCCCTCTTGATCGATGCAAGTGACCGTAAATTCAACTTCATCCGAAGAAATATCCTTCCGATTCAGGATTTTATCGATTTGTACGATTTGCCCTCCATTTATTTTACAGTAGGACTTCAAGAGCTCAGGCACGTTGTTTTTATCGATACTCGAGTTATAGCCTGCTAACTCTTCCGCATCGCCACCATATAATAGGGCCAAGATCTCCCAATCTTCATGATAAAGGGCTGTGAAGTAAGCTCTTAGCGCTTCTTCCGGGTCGTTATACTTAGGGACTTCAGCTTTGGAGCATGCCGTGATGAGTAGGATGGATGTGAGTATTAGCAAAATAATTCTCTTCATGACTCGCCTCCCGAATGCGATTATTCATTCCATTTTACTATATTTAGTAAATATTGGAACACCTAGAGAGGCGATATGTGATTACGAAGAACCGGCGTTCAGCTAGGCTGCATCCTGCCAGACAACTGCATGAATCTTTTAATCAATATCCAGAAGCTCGAGAATAACCCCTAAATCATCCGTACTTTCCACATACGCATACTTATCGCCGTTTTGAATAAGGGGAAAGCCGAATTCCTCCAGCTTCTTGGCTGTTTCAAGCATTTTGTTCTTGGCTTTGAATGCGATGTGATGAACACCAGGGCCTTTAGTGTCCAGAAAATCCTTCCATGTAGTCGGATCTTCCGTAGGCTCGATGAACTCGACAACCAGGTTCTCCATGTGAAAGAAGGATAGCTTCACCCTCCCCTTTGTAGGCTGCCCCATATACGTGACCGTGTCGCTGCCATCTTCATTCGCCATGATAACAGACGGTGCGGGAACGCCCAATAATTCGGCAAAGCGGCGGGTCGCCTTTTCCACATCACGCACAATCATAGCAATCTGACAGACAAACGTTGTACCAAGAATTGAATTTTCCATATTTCGCTCCTTTAATTTTACGGTCTTCATTTAGTGTACCTATCCGTTACGCCTTCAACCTGTAGCTAACAAAAGCCAGCTGCTTACTGTCAGGTGACCACGAGTTGACATTGATGGTGCCCTGCCCGCCGAACAGCTCCACGAGTGTACGAAATTCGCCTCCATCACTGGACATGACTCGAATTTCTACATGCTTGTTGGGTGGATGGTCTCCGGGAGATACATCGTCCTTTCGATAAGAGATATAGGCTACAGCTTCTCCATCAGGGGATACGTGCGGGAACCAGTTGTTGCTCTCGTCGAACGTCATTTGCACCTGATCAGTGCCATCGGCATTCATACGCCACACCTGCATAAGACCGCTTCGTACGGAATTGAACCAGATGTGCTTCCCGTCCGGTGAATATTCAGGCCCGTCATTAAGTCCGGCTGTGTTCGTTAATTGCGTTTCGATTCCCCCGTCAACGGGAATGGTGTAGATATCGTATTCCCCATCCCGTTCTGCGCAATAAGCCAGCGTGCTGCCGTCAGGTGACCAGCCATGCAAGTAACTTGGGGCCATTGGCGTGACAAGAACTGGTGAACCGCCCTTCATGGGGAATATATAAATTCGTGACTGACCGTCCTCGTAAGTATGATGGCTGACCGCTACGCGTGAATTGTCGGGTGAGAGCACATGGTCGTT
This genomic window from Paenibacillus hexagrammi contains:
- a CDS encoding TolB family protein, with amino-acid sequence MNRLQVPRQVEERNVISILEIVDVQSGERKVLAEYDFLIEAPNWTHDGKYLVYNSSGCLYTFDLLAGESTLIESGYVNQCNNDHVLSPDNSRVAVSHHTYEDGQSRIYIFPMKGGSPVLVTPMAPSYLHGWSPDGSTLAYCAERDGEYDIYTIPVDGGIETQLTNTAGLNDGPEYSPDGKHIWFNSVRSGLMQVWRMNADGTDQVQMTFDESNNWFPHVSPDGEAVAYISYRKDDVSPGDHPPNKHVEIRVMSSDGGEFRTLVELFGGQGTINVNSWSPDSKQLAFVSYRLKA